Genomic window (Lynx canadensis isolate LIC74 chromosome D3, mLynCan4.pri.v2, whole genome shotgun sequence):
GGAGGAAATCTTTAGGaaataaatctttaagaaaaCTGATGGCTATATTTTGGAGGAATTTGAGaaaacatattatattttattattatattataaaaacagaacagaaagcatttgcaaatttaaaatttgattagAAAATTGTAAATTAAGAGGGgttggaaggggcgcctgggtggctcagtcggttaagcgtctgacttcagctcaggtcacgatctcgcggtccgtgagttcgagccccgtgtcgggctctgggctgatggctcagagcctggagcctgtttcagattctgtgtctccctctctctctgcccctcccccattcatgctctgtctctctctgtctcaaaaataataaaataaaaaaaataaataaaaaagggttGGAAATAACATTGGAATGTCAGAGAAATATAGAGCAAACAGACAGATGGAAAATATGACAGGGAAAAATAGATACTCcagaaaagaatcaaaaataggaggaaagaagctgtcaaagaaataatagaagaaaacttcccAAGGCTGAGAAAAAAACATGCATCGTTAGACTGAAAGAATCTACAGAATGCAGAACAAGATGAATGAGAAAACACCTACATCTAAACACAGCCTCCTATAAGTCTTCCAATTGCCAAGTTAAATAATATTCTGAAAGATCTCAGAAATAACAATAGAGTGTATATAGAAGGAATAAGAATTACACTgcaagggcgcctggctggctcagttggtaaagcatgcgactcttgatctcaaggttgtgagttcaagccccactttgggcatggagcctacttaaaataaaataaatcatgtgaGTAGAAAACCAGAgtcaagaaaagaagaagaatcacACTGCCATCAGACTTCTCATTACTGTCACTGGACCAATGTCTTAAATACACAgtaggaaaattattttgttctgaCAAATTATTGATCAAGAATgtgaatgtaaaattaaaaacatttttggacaGCAAGAACTCTTAAGTGTACTTTGCACACACCACATTTGGTGTGGTATCagagaaaataaggcaaaagaccaagaaagagaaaaacatgggtTGAAGGAAATATGGCTTTAACGGGAGGTGATTTAGGACAGTTATAAGATGAAAGCTACACAGGAGGCTGTTCTGTGGTCAGTCAGGAAAGGCTCAGTGAGGAACGAAGTTCattataaataaatcacaggTCTCAGAGAGGGGGTCACTGCATGCCACCCAGGGTCATAGGGGAAGCACCAGCTTTTTATCAAGTGGCAAAAGACAGGAACAGGAGGAAAATCTGGGCCAGAATCTTCAGTGGGGTTTCCACTGGAAAGTAAAGGCAGGGCCGAGTGAACAGTTTAGAACTGGCCAGTTTGAATAATTCCCATGGGCTCTAGGCCCTAGAGACACTCTCTAGTTGCTTGGCACCAGGTCTGGCTTCATTAAGCGCGTGcctcctggggtgcttgggtgataGAGGAGGTGTGGCTCAGGGTTTGGTCAATTTGCATATCAAAAGCCTCCTTCTGGCTGAGCCCACTGCTGGCTTTAAGAATTGACTAGCCCAGGAAGGAGCAGTCTCTCCCCAGCCAGAAAGATGTCGAAACAtcataatatacagaaaattaaaagcataaataatacAGAGGCTTAAGAGACAACTAGTCTGCCCGAAGCAATAAGTGAGGGCCCTGAGAAGCCTATCTCTGAGAAGAAAATGTGTTCCATAGGATATCTAGCATACACTTGAGAAGCAGAATAATTCTTCAAGATTTGTTATAAGCTTGTTATCTGtggtacaaacacacacacacacacacacacacacacacacacacacacacacactccaagaAAATTCCTAGCATAGAAAGTACAAGAAAATGCAAAAgttcaataagaaaatattagtcCTAGGAATTAAATATGGCAGTTGACTTgccattatgaaaattttcacatCCAGAGAAGTAGAGAGAGTAGCATGATGAATTCCTATATACCCATCACTGGATTCAACAATTATCAAAAATAAGCTACATTCGTTTCATCtatcctttcctccctttttttttctacttggcacagaatatttaaaaacaaactacagacagtaaataatttttaccCCTACATTCTTCAGTTTCAATccctaaaagaaaatacatttactttttaaatcataatGCCATTATGAAACctacaaaattaacaataatttcttGGTATAACCTAACATTCCAGTTCATTATCAAGTTTCTCCATTTGTCTCAAAAGCATGTTTGTATAGTTGATATGTTCAAATTGATCCAAACAAGATGCTTGTATGGTATCTggttgtgtgttgttttttttttctcaggccACTTGATATATTGAAGAAACAGTATCAGTTTGCCTGTAGAATATCCAACATTCAGGGTCTAACTTTATTTCCTTGAGGTTGTCATTTAGCTTGTTCCTCTATCCCTCTGTATTTCCAGTAATTTGAAGCTAGTTGTTAAAAGTTTGGTTGGATTCAGATTAAAATTTTTGGCAAGAAGACCTGATAGGTAATGCTGTGTGAAATGTAGCTGTTTTTCAGTATTGTATGGAATTcatggaaaaaaatccattttatcttaaaattagaaatattttcttctgataataCAGCATTGGACAAGGAAATCCTATCATACTGTCTGCTTTTCAGTGAACAATGTTCATGGGGTCATGTTAAGGTAAACTGCTGTTTGCTGGTTTTCAACTTTCAAAATCAAGTATACTAAGACAAGAAGATTTCATTGTATTTAGGCAacagaaggtttttattaagtTTGTCAACATAAGTTAGGAGAAGTTGAGTGGGGAAAGTGGGAAGACACTGGCATCCTTATCTGCAAATGAGGGAATTAAGAGATGTGGAATAAGAATCAGAAGTTTAAGTATATTTAAGACTGCAAAGGAGTATTCTATATTATtagaataatataattattagaaACACAAGAAAGAGGCTAGTGCAAATGAACTTAATCTTCATCTCTCATATAAGAGGATTAATAGATAAGGTCTAAGATGTTTTTACTGCTTCTGGTaaattaaccatttttattttaaattctcttagaGGTAACTACCAGAGAAACTTAAgaacagacttttttctttttttctttttgagagacagagagagaggagagaggaggagaggagagagagagagagggagagagagagacagggagagagacagggagacagaggatccaaagcaggttctacactgacagcagaaagcctgacatatggggcttgaactcaggaaccacctgtgggatcatgacctgaaatcagacgctcaaccaactgagccacccaggtgtcccaagaacaCTTTTAAAGTGGGTGTGTCTGGGGAGTggaactgggggtgggaggagtggaAAGCAATGTTGCTTCTTTATTGTACATTTTTCTGGACTCCATGGTTGCTTTTAACCATGCACATTAAGGAAAGTAATAACTTTCCCCCTTAGTCTTAATAACTACCCTAAAACGTGGTTTCATCAAGTAAGCTCTACTTTAATATAACCTTAGTTTTCAAATGTATGAAGACACAGGTCagatatataaaagaattaagcaCACATCAGAAAAAATCTTTGTACTTAGTAGTTGTAGATCTAGAGCACAATAGTAGTGAATTCTGGCTTGCTGAAACAAATTGTATCAAAGTTCTATGCACCTAAAGGATTTGAAATGCTTGCCTTTTCAATGGTTTgccatttgtttcctgttttgaaGCCTCTCCTGACTGCCTTGTGCAGAGCcggtttctttaaaatttaaaaacttcactGTAGTGATAGAATGGCACAAAGTAACAAACTGCCTCAACACAATGATAGTGAAAATAACCTCTGTAGCCAACTAAAGAAAAGCTAACAATGATAAACTTCAGGAGGATGATAGATGCTTTCCAGAGAAGTTTTCCTAATTGTTTTAAGCTGTGAGTGGTTAGTAACTTTCTCCCCAGAAATTAATCCATTGTACATAATGAATATAGACAACTAAAgaatttccaggggtgcctgggtggctcagtcatttgagtgtctgacttttgatttaggctcagactgtgatctcacagttcgtgggtttgagccccgtgtcgggttctgtgctgacagtgcagagcctgccttggattctctgtgtccctctctctctgccccttgtcccctcacaccccctctctctctaaaataaatttgtaaaatattaaaaaaaaaaaaaaaagaacttccaaaaattttaaaaggttgctTTTCCTGAGCAGAATAAATCGCACATGTCATTGGAAGATCAGATTTCATAACTCCCCATGCTTGAAAGAATTCAGAATTTGAAGAGTGCTTCAGGCAAGAAATGGAGGGTCAAAATCTGCATTGCCTAAGAAGAGTTTCTAGTGATGATCTCTCTGAATGTAATCCTAGCTCTAAAGAGAAAGATATGTGAAAGCTTTAAAATCATGCCATGGAAAAATATTATCTAGATAGCAAGCATTTACTTCATGCATACTGGTTTTAACACAGTGTATTCAGATTTAAATTACAGATGTTTTTGGCCTAAGTTTGTTAAATGCACAAATCTCTCCCCTCAAAACTTTTTTGAATGTAATGAAATCTCTGGAAATGAGCCCTGAAGTTTGTTTAAAGTCCCAGTAGATGTTGAGTTTAGCTCTTCCAACCATTGAGCTCTGTTGTTTACCTTTTCATCTCAGATTactaattttcattcattataaaaTCCGGCAGAagaataaattatgtatattttataattcacGTATTCTAagtattatttgcttttcagtGCCACTTAACGGTTATTTATAGAATGTGGTTATTGAAATCAGCAGTGGATGTGAAATCAGACTGAATCATAATGTTGGCGTTAATCCTAGATTATATAACAGTGGACGAATGATTTAATTTATCTGGGCCCATTTCCTCTTTTATGAATAAAGGAGTCAGATTGACCCTTTAATCCATCATTCTGTGTCATCATCTAAATCATTAAGGGTTCCTGTGTATTAAAGATTTTATGAAGAGTATAAACAACCTCGTTATCCTCAGTTCTTGTCATGTCCCTTAAACGAGTAATGTGTGGAAAACATGAGATGATTTTCCCTTCCGCCTAAATTTATAAAATCTAGGAATTTATAAATTTGGTTTAACAGTTCAAAATTTTAGtctgaggcaaaagaaaactCCATATTAGACCTAATAGATACTAACCAAAGTgaaatataatttagtttttaaagtacaGTATTCATGAAAGAAAATCCGGAGGGCTCTGTTCCAGTTATTAGTACTGCTAAACAACCTACCcccaaatgtagtggcttaaGGACAATAATAATCATTTAATTAGCTCAGAACTCGCATTCTGGGTAGCTCCCTTCTGCTCCACAATATCAGCTGGATGTTGGCTATTATTGCCCAAAGACTGGGGCTGATTAAGCATTTTCTCAGCTCTTCCCTTTATAACAAAACACCTTGGAAACATTTTCTATAGTCACTATTGCTAATTCCCCTCTACcggttttcctttttaagattttttaaaaaaataattcttttttttttttgttaaaatgttattatttttgaggaaagagagagaaaatcagcaggggaggggcagagagaaagggagccagaatcccaagcaggctccacgccatcagcacagagcctgacgtggcgctcaaactcatgaactgggagatcatgacctgagccatccaggtgcccccaaaataattcattttgaaataatttcaaatatagaGAAAATCTGCCAGAAGGGTGAAGATTCCTGTATCCCTCACCTAGATTCCCCAGTTACTAACATTTTATCGAATTTGCTCCATTGTTCAGTACTACTCCCTCACCATATACGCATACCCAGCACGCATGATCATTCATCCTTTTTTGAACCTTTAGAAACAAGCTTTATACATGATATCCCATCACTACTAAATATTCTAGTCTGTGTTTTCTAACTGAACATTCTCGTATATAACATTGTTACAACAGTGCCATCCAGTCCACAAACTTCATTCATATTTTGCCAAATGTCTCAGCAACATCCCTTGTGATACCTCTTCTGATCCAGGCTGCTATCCAGAATATGTgatgcatttagttgtcatgtctgtCAGACTCATCAGTCTGAAACAGTACTGCGGTCTTTCCCTTGAGAGTTTTATTGAGCAGAGACTTTATGTTATGTAGGATGATCCTGGAGTACTTTAATATGTTCCTCATCTGACCTCCACCCACaagttttagcatccattgatgacTCCCATCTGAATCAAACACCTCTATGATAATTGCCAagtggtgattttctatttccttcattccttctacatttatcaGTTGGGGAgcttttccttcattcatttattggtAATATAAGGACTCattaattcctattttatttgtcAGGTGGTAATCCATTACTGTCatcatttattttgacattaaaaattgTCTATTGGCCAGTAGGAACCCCTTCAAGTTACATCCTGTGTTTTGATATGTCCCATTATTCACTgagcatttccttactttttggGATAGAAAGTATCCCAGGGTCATTTTGTACTTTCCCTGACCTAGTTCTGGAATCAGTCTTTTCTCAGAATAGCTCTGGTCCCTCTTAGTGGAGGTTAGGTATTTAGAAAACAACATCTGGGCACTTGATGTGCTCAATGCTACAGGGGTGTCATCACTTCTGGGCCCTCTCAGCCAAAAAGGCTAGGAagatatatacgtatatgtagaAGCAGCCTAATTTTAATATGTTGGAGCTTTGATTGCAAGATAGTATTGCATGATATTCCAGTCAGggagaaaaattaacttttattttcttcgtCCCTTCTCCTCCAGGTATGTGTAATCCTAGAAACTATAGTGACACACCTCCAACCTCAAAGAGCACGGTGGAGGAGCTTCACGAGCCAATCCCTTCTCTCTTCCGGGCGCTCACAGAAGGAGACACTCAGTTGAACTGGAacattgtttccttccctgttgCAGAGGAACTCTCGCATCATGAGAATCTGGTTTCCTTTTTAGAAACTGTGAACCAGCCACACCATCAAAATGTGTCTGTTCCTAGCAATAATGTTCATGCACCTTACTCCAGTGACAAGGTAACTGCCCACAGCTGACTTTCTATCTTGCCCTCTCACTTTCTGGGTGGTCTGTGAAACCTACAGTATCTTTGAGTTTGtctaattttaagtaaattctggACTTTAATGACCCTAATCCCTAAGTAGATAAGGAGGCATGTCAGGCATATAGTCACCACTCCTTCATGGTCACAGTGATAGAGGTTGTGTTGGAAGATAGATAATCTGGTtctaattttgatgtttatttgtgttAGGCTTAAATTGTTCTTTCCATAGGATAGCAACAGTGCTGCTTACTTCATATAGCATTGCACACTGTCAGGTAATATTCAGAGTGTCCTAGGAAGTCACGTTTTTGTAATAGCATTGGTACCAAAAATGCTACTGAGGTCATCTGCTAAATTTCTTTATGAGCAAGTTGGTATTACAGACGTCTAACCTCCAGGTATAAACTGTCCCCAGTGCTGTTGGTCAGAAGGGGGACTAAATGAAAGAATGACTTGTATAACTTTGAAAACCATATTAAAGAACGCTTATTAGTGAGGATAGGTCATTCCTTAATGTAAAGGGCATGTAACTTTTATAAAATCTTTGATATTTTCAAGTAAAAGGCTCTGCACCATTTTACTGTGGAAGAATACGGCAATgatgaagtttttatttcttaaaatatgaaatgaattatGCATAAATAgtataatttgtattatttcttacttgGCTTTTTGTTGTGCCCTCCCTTATAACCCTGCCTATCTGAAATAGTATGACCTTTGGATATCAGTAGTAAAAGCAAAACAGCATTTGTTAATGATACTCAGAGTAAGCATTCTTGTTGCTTTTTGGTTATACTACCTTAAGAGACAAATTGCAGATTTTGGAAAACATCAGAAATATATGGAATATGCCTTATTAAGGTATTTTGCTACCATTTTCTCCACTAAAATGTAATCAGTATAATAGGCATTCAATGATAATTCATAAATTTTGTTCaaatatcatttaatttaataaaataattagcaGGAAGCCAAGTTTCCTGGAAACACCAACTATCTTTCGAGACAAAGTTTCTCCTCTTTGACACCTTCTCTAGGTGCCCCTGCTCTTACCTCTAGAGCAAATTAGCTCTATTCCTTCTCCCCATATTTGTGTTTTGACTTGTTGTCTGTTTTTAACTTATAGGTCTACCATTTTGTACTTAGTTCCTTGGATTCTCTCATTACTCTTTGAGTCCATAATGGCCATTCCATAGTAGGTGATCCATAAATACTTGttcaattaataaatgaaaaaaagttactAATCACCTGGAGATTCAAAGCTCCCCTGTCCTGCTCAGTCCCTAGTCTGCCTGGTCTCATGCTGTACTGGCCTTCGTGTTTTCTGTCTTGACCTGATCTCATCTTCTATAGCCAGTGATGGTTCTGCTGTCTTCTGCTGCCAACCTTTCACTGCAGTGGGACTGGCCTCCACTCCGTTCCCCATGCACACTGCACTGGTCTCCTTGTGACTTTCCTTATTTTGTTACCCGGTAACTTTgcatttcattcttcttcctaaTACAAGCCCGCTCTTTTCCATTAAACCTTCCCTTGCTATTCAGACACCTGGTAATTTATCAGTTCTATAAATGGCTCTGTAAAATAACAGACTCTAATCATACACtctctattaatattttttattgtctttatttatttcatgtacCCTATCCTCCTAGCTAGGTCATTATATGACATTAACCACCAGGAGAACTAAAAATTGAAACAATCAAAAATAGTTGTGTTGGAAAGCAAGACTAGAAATTGCTACTGATAATATGAGCGTTTTTAAATAGCTAATGCGGAATTGTGCCAAGTATTGCTAACCATTTTGCATCATTTGaattaagtttgttttgtttttttgtaaattctCAGTATAGCTTTagaacagtatttttcaaacttcttttagCCAGCGAATTCTCTCCTCTAAGGAAATCTTATCAGAAATGCCCAATTtgaggtgcctgcgtggctcagtcagttaagtgtccaactttggctcaagtcacaatatcatggttcttgagttcaaacccctcatcaggctctctgctgtcagtgcagagcccatttcagatcctctgtcttcctccctctctgcccctcctgctcacactccccccacctctctctcaaatataaatagaaagaaggaaggaaggaaggaaggaaggaaggaaggaaggaaggaaggaaggaaggaaagaaggaaggaaagaaggaaggaatgccCAATTTAAAAGGCACAGCTCTGAAGCATAGCAAATGTTAAGCCTAGTAACCTTAACTTTGAGATCAAAGTCCAGAATCTGATAAAGTGACTAAGGAAGTCCTTTACCTTCTTCAACTGGAGTGGGAGACTCTGGCTTCTTTCTCAATATAATTAACAAATGTGATCTTTTTTCCTACACCTCATCCATTGTCCTGTGTAGACTAGCAGTAAGAGAACCAAGAATAACTATTAATATCAGACAGGTATTAAAGCATTTCctgattttcctctttcttgctctgagctcttaattttttctttttcagaacacATGTGTACTGTGGTTTATTTTGATGACTGCATGTCCATACATCAGTGTAAAATATCCTGTGAATCCATGGGAGCGTCCAAATATCGCTGGTTCCATAACGCCTGCTGCGAGTGCATTGGTCCAGAATGCATCGACTATGGTAGTAAAACTGTCAAATGTATGAACTGCATGTTCTAAAGAAGGAGAAGAATGCAAACCAAAGCAATCTAGACAACAAGAAAGATATGAAAACTATTCATTGAGCTCTACTGGTTGTACCGGCATGCTAGCTGGTTAAGAAGATAGAAAGAATTTGGACAGAGTTAAAGTATGACAAATCCAGTAATGTGTTAAATTACAATTATCACTGCTCTGGTTGATTTTATAGCCCACTGGCAATAAGCCCTTTCCTCTTAAATACATTTACAACTTTGATCATATGAGAAGCAAGTACACAGAGAATTTCTTGAAAGATCTGAGGTTTTTTGACAAAGcctgatgtcatttttttttctagcattcCAAAAGCCTTTGGTTTTGAAAGTGTTAGAGCACATTAACATAAGTTATGACTTCTTCATATACTGCTCCTGGGACACTGAGTTTTTCCAGTCGTACACCAGTCTTCACTCACTGTACCTTGTCTCATTTATCTCTTCTATAAATAGGGTAGATAGTCCGATGAGAACTCACATAAATTTCACCATTAAAGGCTTAATTTCAAACCTTGTAATGTTGGTTTTAGAAACTAAATGCTTACTACATTTTACAGTTTAAAACTCTTACGTAGCAGAATCCATCCTGTAATACACATGCTGACAGAGCTTTGAGGAAAATTTCTCCTTCTCTTACATGCCCCTGCCCAAAGTGCTGATGTACGTAGTGATGAAGAATTCTGACCAAGAATTGCAAGGCACACCTATGACATTGCATTAAATATTCTGCTAGGGTATAAAGAATTAGGAAGATAAGCATTTCTCAGACTTAAGGTACCAGCTTACGGAACACTCAGGATGGGAAATGCCTGCCAAATCAGACTCCTCTTAGCACCAGGGAAACACTTCGTCCTGTTGTACAGACAGCGTGGGCAGAGCCTTGTTCCTAAGCTGAGTGACAGGAGGAGATAAAGAGGAAACTCACCGGTGTGAACGGGGAAGGTTGAAAAAGCTGGCAATTCTTATGGGAAGCAAACTTAAACTATTTTGTTATAGTGTAATCTTTCCTTTAGGTTTCCATCTGGATAGAATGTTCTCACTACAAAGTATAATCAGACAGTGGGAGGTGAAGGGTatgcaatgaaaaagaaatctctgtTTAAGATGATGTTAACTCCAAATACACTACagactattttgttttatatgttttgatAATGATAAGCTTAAATACTATGTGTCCTTCATCGTAATAAAATCCCAGTCTTCAAGCATGaatctaaaacataaatatttatattacagaGACTCTTGACtatacaaaattattaatttttcagtACATTATGAGTTACAAGTAACTTGCAGGAATATCTTTTTTGTATGTCTAAATATTTTAGTACATAAAAATAGATAATGCTCTTAGACACTTTGTATTTGTATTCATTATATGAACAATAGTTAGTTACAAAATCATATGTAATATCATAATTAACTATCATAAAATCTAAAGCCTTAATACCTTTCTGTTCTTTCAGACTACTCTAATGAATACTAAAGGTACTTTAGCCTTTGCAAAAACgtttggcctttaaaaaaaaaagttaaaatttagcTCTtgcgtgtatttttttttaataggaaaacatTGGGATATCCTTTTCTTACTTCCACCTAAAATGCCTCTGTTTAAGtgccttgaaaacattttggctTTCCTTCTTCATTAATGCCTACAAAGGTAATGGTTTTCTTAAAACCttttaaactaaaaaagagaaagttttaaagGAATCTACATCCAGGTGCTTCATTTCCACTTTGGTATTCTTCAAAGTAATTTCATATCTATGAATATAGAAATCCTTCTGTGTTTATTGACAGTGCTTAATGTTGCCTTAACTATGACACTTTTTAACTGCATTTATCATCTTTATTAGGActtcattattaaatttttaactgTAATATCTCTTCTGCCCTTATACTGGGAAGGTAATTTCTTGAACCATATTGTATTTGAACTGATTTTCCTTACATCTATTTCTCCCAGCAGAAATTATCCCTAAATGCAATGGTTAATTTCATAttcaattttgctttgtttttgtggtttatgAAGGGATTGAAAGACAGAATTTACCTAAAAGATTCCATTACCAGTTTATAAtgtatttcaagtttttaataataatgttttccaaaataaaagtataaCATTTCAGAAGCCAGTAACCCCACTAAAATTTAGACCCTTTATTACTATTCTAGATATGATTTACTTCTAACTTGAAGCTCTggtaaaaattcttttttttttaaatcaaaaattaGGTTAACTATTTTATAACTAGATCAAAAAACCCCTAAATCAGTAGATATTAtcaaagccatatataaaagttTCTTTCCTAGGGTAAGACATGCCCCTGCTAGTTagttttcctgtctctctttgtccccatAACATCTAATTATTGCAGAAATTGTACTCAAAATAGTGCCACCAAATCAAATGATAATTCAAATAAAGTAAGTCTTTGTTTACATAGAATGGTATAAAAGAGAGGctttcatttagaaataatatttctaaagctTCAGGAAACAAAATTGGTAAGCTTTTAGAATATTTGAACAATTATTTATAAAGCAGAGTAGCATCAAcatagagaaaagaaactaaaacttcTGAAAAATGAGGTAGATATGAATAAGCCacatatttaaagtttgtttttgtgaaagcttccttgaagatttttaaaatctatcctACATTCCCCAGAGTCTATGTTAATTGTATTTCACATGATCTACAACATGTAGAATTAcgcatttttttctttggttgtccCTATAAGCAAaagagtattttaataaaaaattgaaatgactGTGTCCTGCTTTTTGCTAACTTCAGTGTAGAACAAACACTAGAATAAATGTGACATTTCTGTCTAGTGAAGTTCTAGTTTGAGGGAAGCGTGTACCATTCACTCTGGATGTCCCTACACATTGTGTTGAAACAAAGGCTCTTTAATAGTTTGCTCTCTGCTTTTTCATGCGCTTTGTTCCAATACGGGGGAAACTTTGAAATGAAATACTTAACATTCTCCTTGTTCTACAAGGCTCAGGAGATCTATCTGATGGTTGGAAGGAGTCACAGGAAGGTCAAGGTAGGAAAATCACTCCCCGCTCTCCCACAGTGACCCTCATGGGATGACATTATTAGAATTGAGAGCCATAAATGGTACCTTTATGATAGATTCAGTGTTGTTTCCCAGAATCTACATTCTGACAGCTTGGTGGACAGGGCTTCTAGAGAGGTGAACATTCTAGAGGACAGGTTGCCAGCCGAGTGATTTAACGGAATGAGAAATCTAAGGAGTTCGGGGGTAGAATTCATTTCAAGTAGGACCATACATTCGATGAGGAAAGTTGTTCTTTTGCTGAAGCTGTCCAGTGGCGGTGAGTCATGTGACCCTGAGAGGCAGAGGGTCTTGATCTGAAGATGCCCAGTGGAGCGAGATCCTCTCAGCCGGGGAAGCCAGCAGGCCGGCAGGCTGCAGTATGGCAGGCCGCAGTATGGCAGGCCCACCCAGC
Coding sequences:
- the TWSG1 gene encoding twisted gastrulation protein homolog 1 gives rise to the protein MKSHSVFMLTLAILAFLTWVPESLSCNKALCASDVSKCLIQELCQCRPGEGNCSCCKECMLCLGTLWDECCDCVGMCNPRNYSDTPPTSKSTVEELHEPIPSLFRALTEGDTQLNWNIVSFPVAEELSHHENLVSFLETVNQPHHQNVSVPSNNVHAPYSSDKEHMCTVVYFDDCMSIHQCKISCESMGASKYRWFHNACCECIGPECIDYGSKTVKCMNCMF